One window from the genome of Nitrospiraceae bacterium encodes:
- a CDS encoding ATP citrate lyase: protein MSILATKDTHVVIQGGVAGVNAARRMAEFRYMIKQPLNVSAFVYPPDAGKTNEIICGTELIMIPIYKTVAEATANHPEINTSLVYIGADRAYAGTMEALNDPHIKTVSMITEGVPEKDAKLLGKHARKLGKTFNGPSSIGVVSAGECRLGVIGGAFDNLVACKLYRPGSFGVVTKSGGLSNEIIWICSQFADGITTAIGIGGDAYPGTDYVSYLEMFENDPQTKAVVIVGEMGGDLEERAAEWYGAKKRRIKLLAVVSGFCQESLPKGMKFGHAGAKEGLKGEGSARAKSEALKKAGAIVPDTFGALGPAIKATHEELLKSGQVKPIPDLSPADMPRLPKTVQESMKEGEVLVTPLIRSTISDDRGDEPLYQGYPASELINNGYDIPHVIGLLWDNRLVSKQEAEIIKRIIMLSADHGPCVSGALTTIIAACAGIGLSQAVAAGMIMIGPRFGGAVTDAGRWFKYAIDNKLSVDDFLVYMKKNVGPVPGIGHRVKSLKNPDKRVKELVGYVKSLNMATPHLDFALEVEKVTAVKKDNLILNVDGTMAAVLVDIGFPVDSLNGFFILSRTIGMIGHWTDQKRQGSRLIRLFDYLVNYASPKRREVPPLK, encoded by the coding sequence ATGAGTATTCTTGCAACGAAAGACACGCATGTCGTCATTCAAGGGGGGGTGGCCGGAGTGAATGCCGCTCGTCGTATGGCTGAGTTCCGGTACATGATTAAGCAACCATTAAATGTCTCTGCCTTCGTCTATCCTCCCGATGCGGGGAAGACCAACGAGATCATTTGTGGGACCGAGTTAATAATGATCCCCATTTATAAAACCGTCGCCGAAGCGACGGCCAATCACCCGGAGATTAACACAAGTCTGGTCTATATCGGAGCAGACCGGGCCTATGCCGGCACCATGGAAGCCTTGAACGACCCGCATATTAAAACGGTCTCCATGATTACCGAAGGGGTGCCGGAAAAAGATGCCAAGCTTTTGGGGAAGCATGCCCGTAAGCTTGGGAAGACCTTTAATGGCCCTTCCTCAATTGGGGTGGTGTCGGCAGGAGAATGCCGCCTCGGAGTGATAGGGGGGGCGTTTGATAACTTGGTGGCATGCAAACTATATCGTCCTGGTTCCTTCGGCGTGGTCACCAAGTCCGGGGGATTGTCGAACGAGATTATTTGGATATGTTCCCAATTTGCAGACGGCATCACGACGGCGATCGGTATCGGTGGTGATGCTTACCCGGGAACTGACTATGTCAGCTACCTGGAAATGTTTGAAAATGATCCGCAAACCAAAGCGGTGGTCATTGTCGGGGAGATGGGCGGAGATTTGGAAGAACGGGCCGCCGAATGGTATGGCGCCAAGAAACGACGGATTAAATTACTCGCGGTCGTATCAGGGTTCTGCCAGGAGAGTCTTCCAAAGGGTATGAAATTCGGGCATGCTGGGGCGAAAGAAGGATTGAAGGGTGAGGGGTCTGCGCGGGCAAAGTCTGAAGCTCTGAAAAAGGCCGGCGCGATTGTGCCCGATACCTTTGGTGCTCTAGGGCCGGCTATCAAGGCCACTCACGAGGAATTACTGAAAAGCGGTCAGGTCAAGCCCATACCGGATTTGTCTCCAGCGGACATGCCCAGGCTCCCCAAAACGGTTCAAGAGAGTATGAAGGAGGGGGAAGTGCTGGTAACGCCGCTGATTCGTTCCACAATCAGTGACGACCGGGGTGACGAACCGCTTTACCAAGGGTATCCGGCTTCTGAACTGATCAATAACGGATATGACATCCCCCATGTTATCGGCTTGCTATGGGACAATCGCCTTGTCTCCAAACAAGAAGCCGAAATCATTAAACGCATTATCATGCTGTCGGCTGATCATGGCCCATGTGTGAGTGGAGCCTTGACGACGATTATCGCCGCTTGTGCTGGAATCGGATTATCTCAAGCCGTCGCAGCCGGTATGATTATGATCGGTCCGCGATTTGGCGGGGCGGTGACGGACGCGGGGCGATGGTTCAAATACGCGATCGACAACAAACTTTCGGTTGATGATTTCCTCGTCTACATGAAGAAAAATGTGGGACCGGTTCCGGGAATCGGGCATCGAGTCAAAAGCTTGAAAAATCCGGATAAGCGGGTGAAGGAGTTGGTTGGATATGTGAAAAGTTTGAACATGGCCACGCCGCACTTGGATTTTGCATTGGAAGTGGAAAAAGTGACCGCTGTCAAAAAAGATAATCTCATTCTCAACGTCGATGGAACTATGGCGGCGGTATTAGTCGATATTGGTTTTCCGGTTGATAGCCTCAATGGCTTCTTCATTTTGTCGCGAACCATCGGAATGATTGGACATTGGACGGATCAAAAGCGGCAAGGGAGTAGGCTCATCCGATTATTTGACTATCTGGTAAATTATGCCTCTCCAAAGCGGCGCGAGGTGCCACCGTTAAAGTAA